One Gadus chalcogrammus isolate NIFS_2021 chromosome 4, NIFS_Gcha_1.0, whole genome shotgun sequence DNA segment encodes these proteins:
- the LOC130381545 gene encoding protein shisa-like-1a, whose protein sequence is MTSHRRWFLHVRVAIFVLVSTAALSSQLRVCETYTDHKGHSHFGFHCPRLSDNRTLLFCCHHNNTAFKYCCNETEFRGIMDVNASSSSSSKHTQNDYAAVIGVWVYGFFVLALILVDFLYYAAVHSELCRDYLVAAGLGGAWLTQAQSQPRGGDGDPPAALTQAIAEKGPACSGRPDPPGHRQHEPQELKPGLGTEGQLRPDT, encoded by the exons ATGACGTCACACCGTCGCTGGTTCCTCCATGTCCGCGTGGCGATCTTCGTCCTGGTCTCCACCGCTG CCCTCTCCAGTCAGTTACGAGTGTGCGAGACCTACACCGACCACAAGGGGCACTCTCACTTCGGCTTCCACTGCCCCCGCCTGTCAGACAACAGGACCCTTCTGTTCTGCTGTCACCATAACAACACGGCCTTCAAGTACTGCTGCAATGAGACGGAGTTCCGAGGCATCATGGACGTCAacgccagctcctcctcctccagcaagcACACTCAGAA TGACTACGCGGCCGTGATCGGGGTGTGGGTCTACGGGTTCTTTGTGCTGGCGCTGATCCTGGTGGACTTCCTGTACTACGCTGCGGTACACAGTGAGCTCTGCAGGGACTACCTGGTGGCCGCGGGCCTTGGGGGGGCATGGCTGACCCAG GCACAGAGCCAGCCCCGGGGTGGGGATGGGGACCCGCCCGCGGCCCTGACACAGGCCATAGCGGAGAAGGGTCCTGCGTGTTCCGGCCGTCCAGACCCCCCCGGTCACCGGCAGCACGAGCCCCAGGAACTGAAGCCCGGCCTGGGCACGGAGGGCCAGCTCCGACCCGACACATAG